CAACTCAGCCTGTACGCCGCGATTCTGAAGGGCAAGCACTTCGACTGGGTCCTGCAGAAGGGCACTGAGCTTGGGGTGTCGCGGTTCGTGCCGATAGTAACGGAGCGGACCATCGCGCGGCCGCCGAAGGATCGGATCGAGGATCGGCTCGAGCGCTGGCGGAGGATCGTGTCCGAGGCCTGTCGGCAGTGCGGTCGCAGCCAACCGCCGGAGGTGACGGCTCCGCTCGACTGGTCTGCGGCAATCGCGGACTGGCGGGGTCGTGGTGAACCCGGTCTGCTGCCCTATGAAGCGCTGGCCGGGGAGGCGACCGCGGACCTGAAGCCGCTGCTTCGCGGTCTGAGCCATCCCGGCCGGGTCTCGGTGTTCGTTGGCCCAGAAGGAGGCTTTTCGCTGCGCGAAGTGGAAACTGCCCGCGTCGAAGGCCTGATCTGTGTGTCTTTGGGCCCGCGGATTCTGCGTGCCGAGACCGCTTCGATGTACACTGCTGCGGTTGTAATGTATGAGCTGACCAGATGAGCCCGGGAGGGCGAGGCGTCAGGGCCTCGCCCCGGGGAAGCTACTGAGGCCTTCGTTAAGGAGAGCAGAGATGCGAAAGCTGTCGTTGCCGGCCGTCCTTGCCGCTCTGGTTCTGGTGATCACCGGTTGCGTGGAGCGCGTTCCCTCCACACCTTCAGGCACGCCGCCAGGCGGTGCAGTGAATACCCCGACTCCTGGGAGCGTCGGGGGCAAGACCGAGCTGACCCTCTTCACCTGGACCGAAGTCGATGAGCTGAAGGTCAACCAGGAGCTCATCAAGGAGTTCGAGAAAGAGCATCCCGACATCACGGTCAAGATCGACAACATCTCCGGCAGCAAAGACGCCATGCAGAAGCTGGAGACGATGTTCGCCACCAAGACGGGACCGGATGTCATGTCGCTCCACGGTGCCTACTATATTGGCTTCGCCGATGCCGGCGCCCTGGCCGACCTGAACCAGTTCATCAAGGACGACCCGGACTTCCACCTGGAGGACATCCACCCGCGACTGGTGGAGCTGTGCAAGTACAAGGACGGGTTGTACTCGCTGCCCCGCTACACCTCGGTGTACTCGATCTTCTACAACAAGGGTCTCTTCGACGCCGAGGGTATCCCCTACCCGAAGGCCTCCTGGACCTGGGATGACTACCACCAGATCGCCAAGAAGCTGACCAAGGACCGCGATGGCGACGGCAAGCCCGACCAGTGGGGCTGCATCATCGACTTCTGGGGCGCACGCCTGTATCCGTGGCTGTGGTCGAACAACGCGGACCTGATGGATAAGGACCGCCAGAAGTGCGTGATCGACAGCGCCAACGCCAAGGAAGCACTGGGCTTTATGGCCAACCTGCGGATCAAAGAGAAGCTGGCGCCGGCGACCACCTCCACGGAGCGCAACGAGGCGCTGAACCAGTTTGCGCGGGGCAACGTGGGCATGTACATGACTGGGCCGTGGGACATCCAGACCCTGAACCGCGTGCCGAACCTGAAGTGGGATGTGGCTCCCTTCCCGAAGAAGAGGACACAGTCCACGATGCTGGGGACCGAGAACTACGCGGTGTATGCCCACAGCAAGCACCCCAAGGAGGCCTGGGAGCTGTTCAAGTTCCTCCTCAGCCCCAAGGCTCAGGCAATCATGGCCGAGAAGCTCGACAAGATGCCTTCGCGGCTGTCTGTGCTGAAGGGCGCCTATGCCAAGGGGAAGGCCTCGTACAACCGCCAGGTGTATGTGGATGCCGTGGAGTATGGCCTGCAACCGCCGAACTTCCCGGAGTACAGCCAGGTCGAGGGTATCCTGCAGGCCGAACTCGACCGGATCTGGATCGGGCAGGTCTCGGTTGATGAGGGCCTGACGTCAGTCGCCAAGAAGGTCAACAAGAAGCTGGAGGAGATCCGCGGCCACAAGGGCAGCGGGTAGCCGCCCAGATGACGCGAGCCGGAATCAGTAGGGCCCTCCCCTTCGGGAGGGCCCTCATTCGTATCCGCATATTGCCGAGACCAGGGCGCGCCCGACGGTGGGGCTACTGGCGTCCTGTGAAGGCGTCGCGCAGACGCTCGAAGAGGCCTTTGTCCTCGTCGGGCTGGAGGTCTTCACCGCGCTCGGCCGCAAACTGCATGAGTAGCTCGCGCTGCCGGTCCGTCAGGTCGGTCGGTGTGGTGACCCGGACATAGACGTGCAGATCGCCACGGTGAGTGGAGCCGCGTCGCGGCAGGCCACGGCCGGGAAGGGTGACCTGGGAACCTGTCTGGAGGCCGGCCCGGAGGTTGATCTCCACCGGCCCGTCGAGGCCGTCGATGGTCCTGGTATCCCCAAGGGCTGCCTGGGTGAAGGTGATGGGCAGCTCCATCTGCAGGTCATCACCGTGTCGAGCGAACCGCTTGTGCTGGCGGACGCGGACTCTGACATAGAGGTCGCCGACTCTGCCGCCACCAGGGGGAGCCTCGCCGAACCCCCGCAGGACGAGTTCCTCTCCGTCCTGGATGCCGGCCGGGACAGTAACCGTGAGGGTCTCCTGCCGTTGGACAACAGCCCGCCCCTTGCACTCTTCACAAGGGTGCTCGATGATCTCGCCCGTGCCGTGGCAGTCGGGGCAGTCGTGGATCGAGGAGATGGTGCCCAGGAAGGTGTTGTGGGCGGAGCGGACACGCCCTACGCCGCCACAGGTTGCGCAGCGAGTAGTTGAGGTTCCTGGTGCGGCACCGGTGCCGTCACAGGCTTCGCAAGTGGCCAGACGGGGATAGGTGATCTCCCGCTCTACACCCTTCAGAACGTCTTCGAGAGTGATCTGCAGGTCGTAGCGCAGGCTGCGGCCGACTTCGACGGTACGCCCGGCGCTCCGCCCGAACCCGAAGGGATCGCCGCCGAAGGCGCTGGCGAAGATGTCGAAGATGTCCATTGGGCTTCCGCCGAAGCCCATGTCGCCCTGACCCTCCGGGCCAAAGCGATCGTACTTCGCCCGCCGTTCAGGATCGGACAGCACCGCATAGGCTTCGCTGATCTGCTTGAAGATCTCCTCGGCCTCGGGATTGTCGCGGTTGACGTCCGGATGGTACTCGCGAGCCATCTTGCGGTAAGCGCGCTTGATGTCCGCATCGGAGGCGTCGCGCTCGACGCCCAGCAACTCATAGTAGTCTTGCTTCACGCCGCCATTGGTCATAGTGTGGAGCCTTCGGTACCCCTTCTCAGGCCGGGGCACCCCTCCGGATAGGAGCCTGAGGAGCGCCCGGCAACAACGCATCTACTAGCGACAGCCATGCCGACGAGATGCCACCGCCTGCAAGCAACGGTCCGGTTTGACACAGAGGACATCTGCAGAGGACACCGTCTGCGCTGCTTGCCCGGGTTCGGCTGGTATGCAGCGGGTGCCGAGGTACACCGGCCTTCGGCACCCAGCGATCAGACAGGGACTCGGTTACTCGTCTTCGTCGCCGTCTTCGTCCTCTTCGTCGCTTTCTTCCTCTTCCTCGACGTCGACGGCCTCGCCGGCAAGTACTGAGGCACGGGTCTGACGGGCCTCACGCGGGAAGAGGATCGGCTCCTCGGGTTCGCCGTCGCGGCCTGCGTAGTACTGGTCGCTGGTGGTGATCCCAAGCTCCTCGGGCCGGTCGACGGAGGCATGGATGACGACCTTGCCCTCGGCGATCTCGGCGAGGGCGATGGTCAGCGGGTTACGGGAGTTGACGGTGACCAGAGGTGGCGACCCGTCTTTGATCTGTTTGGCGCGCTGGGCGGCCGCGACGACAACAGCGAAGCGGCTGCCGACGCTGGAAACCAGTCTCTCGAGTGGGAATTCGTCCACGTATCTGCCTCCTAGGTGCGGCGGAGCTGAGGGCGCGAGCGTCAAGGCCGGCCACTGCGAACGGATTGGAGACCGGCAGTCGGGCAGGCAACGTTACACGTCCTCTTGCTGCCAAAGGCGTACGCGGGGCTTTGCCAGCAACAGGACGCGGAATCACCCACCGTGAGACTTATAGTATATTCATACCCGCCGGCGACGTCAACTGGAGGTCACGCGAGGAGAGCCAAAAGTGCGGTTGACAGGCCCAAGCAAGTTGTGTATAGTCATAATCCGTCCTGCGAGGGTGGCACGGCGGAGTATGCTGTGAGAGCCAGGTTGGGGTGGTCAGATGCCCTCGGGTCCTGCGGCACGCTCGAGCCGTTAGCTCAGTCGGTAGAGCATCGGACTTTTAATCCGAGGGTCGAAGGTTCGAGTCCTTCACGGCTCACCAAAAAAAACCAGGGGCCCCTTGGTCTAACGGTTAGGACACCGCTCTTTCAAGGCGGCGGCAGGGGTTCGACTCCCCTAGGGGCTACCACACTTCTTGACAGGTTACCTTGGGCGGGTAGCTCAGCTGGTCAGAGCGCGTGCCTTACAAGCACGAGGTCGCAGGTTCAAGCCCTGCTCCGCCCACCAGGTCTAGCATACAGGGGCATCTCTTCGGCCGGTCATAGCAATCCGGCGCCTACACGTGGCGAGGTAGCTCAGTTGGTAGAGCAACGGACTGAAAATCCGTGTGTCCTCAGTTCAATTCTGAGCCTCGCCACCAAAGTCTTCTACTGGGCAGCCGCCGATCTTCTCGGCGGCTGTCTCAGGAAAACCCGTCGTGGAATAGGGCGGGAGTGGGGCCAGCGTAGCTCAATTGGCAGAGCAGCGGAATCGTAATCCGCAGGTTATCAGTTCGACTCTGATCGCTGGCTCCAGACAAACAGGTACGTGGCGGCTCAGGAAGGCACTCAGGCCCTGCAAGGCGGGGATTGGGTCACACAGGGGTCGCCGTCTAGCGCACGCAGACGCCTGGTCGGACACCGGCGGCCCTCCTGGGCCGTGCAAGTGAGGGGCCGGGCGATTTCGTTATGGGGGTCAGCCGTTAAGGCTCCCTTCCCCCGGTCCGTGTAGTCGTCATACCCCGTGCCGTGAGGGAGTCAATCCCGAGGGAGTGAATCCCTGTGACCATCACCAAGGCCGTCATTCCTGCCGCGGGCCTGGGCACGCGACTGTACCCTGCGACGAAGTCCCAGCCCAAAGAGATGCTGCCACTCGGGACGCGCCCGACGATCCAGTTTGTCGCAGAGGAACTGGTCGGGGCGGGTCTGCACCAGCTTCTCATCGTCACCGGGCGTCAGAAGCGCGCGATCGAGGACCACTTTGACCCCGCCGATGGCCTGCACCCCGAGAACAAGTGCGAGCGCTGCGCTGAGATCTTCGACACCTCCAGGGTCCACTTCTTCTACATCCGCCAGTCGTCCCCACGTGGTCTGGGCGATGCCGTAGCCCACGCCGAGGATTTCACCTCCACGGATCACTTCGTGGTGGCGCTGGGCGACTGCGTCATCACCAGCCCCGGTCGCTCCGACCTGCTCAAGCGCATGGTCCAGACGCACTGTGAGATGGGAGCCGCAGCGACGATCGCCGTGCAGCGCGTCTCCCCGGAAGCGACCAAGAAGTACGGGA
The nucleotide sequence above comes from Armatimonadia bacterium. Encoded proteins:
- a CDS encoding RsmE family RNA methyltransferase codes for the protein MTRVFIDQELALDGSVIITGEDAHYLLRVVRVQPGEALTVVDAVGRAYEVVVAACTPQQVETRVVAALETSADPALQLSLYAAILKGKHFDWVLQKGTELGVSRFVPIVTERTIARPPKDRIEDRLERWRRIVSEACRQCGRSQPPEVTAPLDWSAAIADWRGRGEPGLLPYEALAGEATADLKPLLRGLSHPGRVSVFVGPEGGFSLREVETARVEGLICVSLGPRILRAETASMYTAAVVMYELTR
- a CDS encoding sugar ABC transporter substrate-binding protein — protein: MRKLSLPAVLAALVLVITGCVERVPSTPSGTPPGGAVNTPTPGSVGGKTELTLFTWTEVDELKVNQELIKEFEKEHPDITVKIDNISGSKDAMQKLETMFATKTGPDVMSLHGAYYIGFADAGALADLNQFIKDDPDFHLEDIHPRLVELCKYKDGLYSLPRYTSVYSIFYNKGLFDAEGIPYPKASWTWDDYHQIAKKLTKDRDGDGKPDQWGCIIDFWGARLYPWLWSNNADLMDKDRQKCVIDSANAKEALGFMANLRIKEKLAPATTSTERNEALNQFARGNVGMYMTGPWDIQTLNRVPNLKWDVAPFPKKRTQSTMLGTENYAVYAHSKHPKEAWELFKFLLSPKAQAIMAEKLDKMPSRLSVLKGAYAKGKASYNRQVYVDAVEYGLQPPNFPEYSQVEGILQAELDRIWIGQVSVDEGLTSVAKKVNKKLEEIRGHKGSG
- the dnaJ gene encoding molecular chaperone DnaJ — its product is MTNGGVKQDYYELLGVERDASDADIKRAYRKMAREYHPDVNRDNPEAEEIFKQISEAYAVLSDPERRAKYDRFGPEGQGDMGFGGSPMDIFDIFASAFGGDPFGFGRSAGRTVEVGRSLRYDLQITLEDVLKGVEREITYPRLATCEACDGTGAAPGTSTTRCATCGGVGRVRSAHNTFLGTISSIHDCPDCHGTGEIIEHPCEECKGRAVVQRQETLTVTVPAGIQDGEELVLRGFGEAPPGGGRVGDLYVRVRVRQHKRFARHGDDLQMELPITFTQAALGDTRTIDGLDGPVEINLRAGLQTGSQVTLPGRGLPRRGSTHRGDLHVYVRVTTPTDLTDRQRELLMQFAAERGEDLQPDEDKGLFERLRDAFTGRQ
- the rpoZ gene encoding DNA-directed RNA polymerase subunit omega, with the protein product MDEFPLERLVSSVGSRFAVVVAAAQRAKQIKDGSPPLVTVNSRNPLTIALAEIAEGKVVIHASVDRPEELGITTSDQYYAGRDGEPEEPILFPREARQTRASVLAGEAVDVEEEEESDEEDEDGDEDE
- a CDS encoding UTP--glucose-1-phosphate uridylyltransferase, which encodes MTITKAVIPAAGLGTRLYPATKSQPKEMLPLGTRPTIQFVAEELVGAGLHQLLIVTGRQKRAIEDHFDPADGLHPENKCERCAEIFDTSRVHFFYIRQSSPRGLGDAVAHAEDFTSTDHFVVALGDCVITSPGRSDLLKRMVQTHCEMGAAATIAVQRVSPEATKKYGIVAPVGPVDGPYVKLQDLVEKPGPDKAPSNLAVCARYVFSPAVFEYLRQTAPGHGGEVQLTDAIRGMVAAGLPVYAVPLAKEEARLDVGDFPSYARAFMEVMLRHPEFGPGLREFAHKLLGTLETS